From the genome of Oscillatoria sp. FACHB-1407, one region includes:
- a CDS encoding type I glyceraldehyde-3-phosphate dehydrogenase, with product MIRVAINGFGRIGRNFLRCWLTRTNSQIEVVAINDTSDPRTNAHLLTYDSMLGKLTADISADDNTITVNGKTIKCTSDRNPLNLPWGAWDIDLIIESTGVFTSKEGASKHLEAGAKKVLITAPGKGDDGTFVVGVNDKDYDHSKHTVISNASCTTNCLAPIAKVVHENFGIIKGTMTTTHSYTGDQRLLDASHRDVRRARAAALNIVPTTTGAAKAVALVLPELSGKLNGIALRVPTPNVSIVDLVVQVEKPAIKEQVNEALKNAAEGPLKGILAYSELELVSSDYRGHDASSIIDSHLTMVMGGDMVKVVAWYDNEWGYSQRVVDLAEVVAQRWVA from the coding sequence GTGATTAGAGTAGCGATCAACGGATTTGGGCGCATTGGGCGCAACTTTCTGCGGTGCTGGCTTACGAGAACAAACAGTCAAATTGAGGTCGTTGCCATCAACGACACATCTGACCCCAGAACCAATGCTCATTTGCTTACATACGATTCCATGCTGGGCAAGCTAACTGCCGACATCAGTGCTGATGACAACACCATCACTGTAAACGGCAAGACCATTAAGTGCACATCCGATCGCAACCCCCTAAACTTGCCCTGGGGTGCCTGGGATATCGACCTCATCATTGAGTCAACGGGTGTTTTCACAAGCAAAGAGGGTGCCTCCAAGCATTTAGAAGCAGGAGCTAAAAAGGTCTTAATTACGGCACCCGGTAAGGGTGACGATGGCACCTTTGTTGTAGGTGTTAATGATAAAGATTACGACCATAGCAAGCACACGGTTATTAGTAACGCAAGCTGTACAACCAACTGTCTAGCTCCGATCGCCAAAGTTGTTCATGAAAACTTCGGCATCATCAAGGGCACGATGACGACAACCCACAGCTACACCGGAGATCAACGGTTACTTGATGCTAGCCACCGCGATGTGCGTCGCGCACGGGCAGCCGCTCTCAATATCGTTCCTACAACAACAGGTGCGGCTAAAGCCGTTGCTCTGGTTCTACCCGAATTGAGCGGCAAGCTGAACGGTATTGCGTTGCGGGTTCCAACTCCCAACGTGTCGATTGTAGATTTGGTGGTTCAAGTTGAAAAGCCAGCGATCAAAGAGCAGGTCAACGAAGCTCTGAAAAATGCCGCAGAAGGACCGCTCAAAGGAATCCTGGCATACAGCGAATTAGAGCTTGTCTCCAGCGACTATCGGGGTCACGATGCTTCCTCTATCATTGACTCCCATCTGACAATGGTCATGGGTGGAGATATGGTGAAAGTTGTCGCCTGGTATGACAACGAATGGGGTTACAGCCAACGGGTTGTCGATCTAGCAGAGGTTGTGGCTCAGCGTTGGGTGGCTTAA
- a CDS encoding response regulator transcription factor produces the protein MASAKILVVDDDPSIRTLIHRFLSKQNYQMESAEDGKSALAVFEQFNPDLVILDVNLPDATGYALCQEMQSRTGVFVLMLTSRADEADKIRGFAQGADDYLTKPFSLGELEVRVGAILKRQRPVTTAEQQCLVFNGLSIDPVRREVTLNQEIVPLTALEFDLLHFLASHPGRVWRRAELIQKVWDYEYVGDQRVVDVHIGQIRKKIEIDTTQPALIQTVRGVGYKFEAPDSASTPA, from the coding sequence ATGGCTTCAGCCAAAATTCTTGTAGTTGATGATGATCCGTCAATCCGGACATTGATTCACCGCTTTCTGTCTAAGCAGAACTACCAAATGGAGTCTGCTGAAGATGGTAAGTCTGCCCTAGCGGTGTTTGAGCAATTTAACCCCGATCTCGTCATTCTGGATGTTAACTTACCAGATGCGACAGGATATGCGCTCTGTCAAGAGATGCAAAGCCGGACGGGTGTTTTTGTCCTCATGTTAACCAGTCGTGCCGATGAGGCTGACAAGATTCGAGGATTTGCTCAGGGTGCTGATGATTACCTGACAAAACCATTCAGTTTAGGCGAATTGGAAGTCAGGGTAGGTGCGATCCTGAAACGTCAACGCCCAGTCACAACGGCTGAACAGCAATGTCTGGTGTTCAACGGTCTTTCTATCGACCCAGTCCGACGGGAAGTCACACTTAATCAGGAGATTGTACCACTCACCGCCCTAGAGTTTGATTTGCTGCATTTTCTGGCAAGTCACCCCGGTCGCGTCTGGCGCAGAGCAGAGCTGATTCAAAAAGTGTGGGACTACGAATACGTTGGGGATCAGCGGGTTGTCGATGTCCACATTGGGCAAATTCGCAAAAAAATTGAGATCGACACTACTCAACCTGCCCTGATTCAAACCGTTCGTGGCGTTGGGTACAAGTTTGAAGCACCTGACTCTGCCAGCACTCCGGCTTAA
- a CDS encoding CPP1-like family protein, producing the protein MSDLNHYQRLGVDENASFEEIQDARNRLMEEHDGDRKELEAIEAAYDAVLMDRLRLRQEGKIKVPDRIRFPERLVEPPPEFTPVPPKQTPDWLQRFIDTPSRADVLWPAGIFAALSLLSLTAPPVGLALGVGFSLYFLNRKEHKFGRAFLLTLLGLIVGVTAGLWLSGFVQSFLASAGVLPETFAACVTFVLLWLITSFLR; encoded by the coding sequence ATGAGTGATCTGAATCACTATCAACGGCTTGGAGTCGATGAAAACGCTTCATTTGAAGAAATTCAGGATGCTCGAAATCGCTTGATGGAAGAGCACGACGGCGATCGCAAGGAGCTAGAAGCCATTGAGGCAGCGTATGATGCTGTCTTGATGGATCGATTGCGGCTGCGTCAAGAAGGCAAGATCAAGGTGCCTGATCGAATTCGGTTCCCTGAACGCCTGGTTGAACCTCCTCCTGAGTTTACTCCAGTTCCTCCAAAACAAACTCCGGATTGGTTGCAGCGTTTTATCGACACTCCCAGTCGAGCCGATGTCTTGTGGCCTGCTGGGATTTTTGCTGCCCTCAGTTTGTTAAGCTTGACGGCTCCTCCAGTAGGGCTGGCTCTGGGAGTCGGTTTTAGCCTTTATTTCCTAAATCGCAAGGAGCACAAATTTGGGCGTGCTTTCCTGCTCACTCTGCTGGGATTAATTGTTGGGGTAACGGCAGGTCTGTGGCTCAGTGGGTTTGTTCAGTCGTTTTTGGCGTCTGCGGGCGTGCTTCCGGAAACCTTTGCTGCCTGTGTCACCTTTGTACTGCTCTGGTTGATTACCAGTTTCTTGCGATAA
- a CDS encoding HAD family hydrolase, whose product MIRIITDFDGPIMDVSERYYRVYRFCLDTVQHPGQPLTILSKPQFWQLKRSQVPERQIGLMSGLDESQAEQFAQLRRQTVHTLPYLKYDTPVAGAIATLERLQNQSQIDLVVMTLRRVRELQDAFDRYDLARFFASDRRYCLSNDYVKTTDVQDKPLLMQQALAELIPVSQTWMIGDTEADIIAAKTHGIQIIAVLCGIRDRTQLLQYQPDWIVNNLSEATDLALQLSHGAVLG is encoded by the coding sequence ATGATAAGAATTATTACGGATTTTGACGGTCCCATTATGGATGTCTCTGAGCGATATTACCGAGTCTACCGATTCTGCTTAGACACCGTGCAACATCCAGGGCAACCGCTCACCATCTTATCTAAGCCTCAATTTTGGCAACTCAAGCGATCGCAAGTTCCTGAACGACAAATCGGGCTGATGTCAGGATTAGATGAGTCACAAGCAGAACAATTTGCCCAACTACGGCGACAAACGGTTCACACCCTGCCTTACCTCAAATACGACACGCCTGTTGCAGGGGCGATCGCCACCCTGGAGCGTCTTCAAAATCAAAGTCAGATCGATCTGGTGGTCATGACTCTGCGGCGCGTTCGTGAGCTACAGGATGCCTTCGATCGCTACGATCTTGCCCGTTTTTTCGCCAGCGATCGCCGCTATTGCCTCAGCAACGACTACGTCAAAACCACTGATGTGCAAGACAAACCCCTGCTCATGCAGCAAGCATTGGCTGAACTGATCCCCGTCTCACAAACCTGGATGATTGGGGACACAGAAGCCGACATTATCGCTGCCAAAACCCACGGCATTCAGATCATTGCTGTGCTGTGCGGGATTCGCGATCGCACCCAACTCCTGCAATATCAACCCGACTGGATTGTGAACAACTTGAGTGAAGCAACTGATTTAGCCTTACAGCTATCCCATGGAGCCGTCCTGGGTTAA
- a CDS encoding L,D-transpeptidase produces the protein MGTRIQAIALTSSFLAIGLLTSPTPLPANEVIPYYEYSHGLATNQNGTIVDLGDSPTHLEIDLSDRRLTLYQGETQLKSYPVAVGRRGWRTPIGNFEVMQKIQDPTWVNPLTGQVVAGGSANNPLGRYWIGFWTDGYNWVGMHGTPNPESVGRAVSHGCVRLYNHDIQELFAIVEVGTPVRVVP, from the coding sequence ATGGGAACTAGAATTCAAGCGATCGCCCTTACCAGTAGTTTTCTCGCGATTGGGTTGCTGACTTCGCCAACCCCACTGCCAGCAAATGAGGTAATTCCCTATTACGAGTACAGCCATGGGCTAGCGACTAATCAAAACGGTACGATTGTTGATTTGGGTGACAGCCCTACTCACCTTGAAATTGATCTGAGCGATCGCCGATTGACGCTCTATCAGGGCGAGACGCAGCTGAAGTCCTATCCCGTTGCGGTGGGACGACGGGGATGGCGCACCCCAATTGGCAACTTTGAAGTAATGCAGAAGATTCAAGACCCAACCTGGGTCAATCCGCTCACTGGACAGGTAGTTGCGGGTGGCTCCGCTAACAATCCTCTGGGGCGTTATTGGATTGGTTTCTGGACAGACGGTTACAACTGGGTTGGAATGCATGGCACTCCGAACCCTGAATCGGTTGGTAGAGCTGTCTCCCATGGTTGTGTTCGGTTGTATAACCATGACATTCAAGAACTGTTTGCGATCGTGGAGGTGGGGACTCCGGTGAGGGTTGTGCCGTGA
- a CDS encoding CHAT domain-containing protein, whose protein sequence is MTRTDLLWISLIVASSVAIAPHNSLAQSITAAPDGTDSVVERSGGVHTIRGGRLSGDGQNLFHSFERFGLRADEVANFLTNPQIQAILGRVTGGDPSVIDGLLRVTGGTSDLYLINPAGILFGANARLDIPASFTATTATGIGFGGYLEEETASPRSWSAFGSNDYANLVGEPTSFVFNTPEPGAVVNFGTLTVNPGEQLTLIGGTVLNAGTLSAPGGDITIAAVPGESRVRLSQSGMLLSLELETQESSDLAEPALPFTPLSLPELLTGGTIETATQLIVNADGTLQLTGSDTAITPIPGTAIVSGTLDAANGMTPASQPEINVVGDRIALLAATLDASSPVQGGTIRIGGDYQGNGNLPNAQITYLDSATRLNVDGISLFPGDRADAGRAIVWADQTTRFDGSITARGGEWGGNGGFVEVSGLQNLAFQGTVNTLAPDGITGTLLLDPTDIDVVTPSIGPTAFTALSQVDELTDPDIAPNTLDVALINNALTNVTLQATNNITFRSPINIQTAGVGLTALANNNIAVNTTITTQGGNLTLIGDNDNSGSGAVRVDTGQFITTNGGDVTIRGRNSSNTFASGIGASILSPINSGGGDIQITGESTSAIGVPDFQGDRGISLGSDAPLNSGGGDITLTANNVEQEGIVALEPINSDGGDITLTVTSATNNSIALADPINAGTGSITITTDDLTRSADATLLGSGNLTIQPFAPSRAIALGNTSPITGVLDLGTLLNDLNGFNSITIGRANGSGAITLRETIQVSDPLTVRSPLGSIDTTGSSILGLDNATITLLAGTSLLTGDINNPSRAITLTSQNGIVDTRAGSITTANEGVNDGGAIAITATGDIFTNQLNTSTETGAAGAITATSRDGSITLNGDTLATASSGTGGDVVLTARQGLVQAGSIRTRASSNAGNVTVIAQDRITTRDIDTQSASGDAGDVSLDPNGDVQVNTINAQSGSGNGGTVNIVTRQFFRALGSFRDRNGILASISTAGNTGGAITIQHGGGDRTPFIVGNATTNGTQGSITSGSTTLPAVPPRTLQGDFTQGNIQILTNDDPRPPLPPPPPPPPPPPPSLQCPPNCPPDIAPVPPLNPDSSPIRGNDNPYFSPSLPAELFQVKDFNLVRNTLFNLQTATQVKTALIYISFVPADLPNELSYETLETNAIQQYKRYLQGDPLGSEATVLLQARDNDQLELLIITATGEPIRKRIPDVTRAQVRRVADRFRSQITDRFGTRTSDYLTTAQQLYEWLIAPIQPDLAANEIQTLSFIMDFGLRSLPIAALHDGERFLIEQYSINLMPSISLIDTSYVNLNNVQLLAMGASEFENFAALPAVPIELEAITATRPGVSFLNDSFTLGNLRLQRDRRGFGIVHLATHAEFRPGQPANSFIQLWDQRLQLNQLRLLNLYDPPVELLVLSACRTALGDEQAELGFAGLALQAGVKSALASLWYVSDEGSLAFMTEFYRQLQTAPTKAEALRQTQLALIRGDVQFVAGELRGTEDSISLPPQLTTQQTVPLDHPFFWSAFTLVGSPW, encoded by the coding sequence ATGACAAGGACAGATCTGCTTTGGATTTCACTAATTGTTGCCTCCAGCGTGGCGATCGCTCCCCATAACTCTCTTGCTCAGTCCATTACGGCTGCACCAGATGGCACTGACAGTGTCGTTGAGCGATCGGGCGGTGTGCATACCATTCGCGGTGGTCGCTTGTCGGGCGATGGGCAAAATTTGTTCCATAGCTTTGAGCGGTTTGGGTTGCGGGCTGATGAGGTCGCTAATTTTCTGACGAACCCGCAGATTCAAGCCATTCTCGGACGGGTGACGGGGGGTGATCCATCGGTGATTGATGGATTGTTGCGGGTCACTGGTGGCACTTCTGATTTGTATCTCATCAACCCCGCCGGAATTTTGTTTGGAGCCAATGCTCGGCTCGACATTCCCGCGTCCTTTACCGCAACGACAGCTACAGGCATTGGGTTTGGCGGTTACCTCGAAGAGGAAACTGCTTCACCCCGCTCCTGGAGTGCGTTTGGCTCCAATGATTACGCCAACCTGGTAGGAGAGCCGACCAGCTTTGTTTTCAACACCCCTGAACCAGGAGCAGTTGTCAATTTCGGGACGCTGACGGTTAATCCGGGTGAGCAGTTGACCCTGATCGGTGGCACCGTTCTCAATGCAGGAACGCTATCAGCCCCCGGAGGAGATATCACGATCGCCGCTGTGCCTGGAGAAAGCCGAGTCCGGTTGAGTCAATCGGGAATGCTGTTGAGCCTGGAGCTAGAGACTCAGGAGAGTAGTGATTTAGCGGAGCCTGCCCTGCCCTTTACACCCTTGTCACTGCCGGAATTGCTCACCGGGGGAACGATTGAAACGGCTACGCAACTCATTGTCAATGCGGACGGCACGCTACAACTCACCGGATCAGACACCGCGATTACCCCAATTCCCGGAACCGCCATTGTTTCAGGAACCCTGGATGCGGCTAATGGGATGACTCCAGCTTCTCAACCTGAAATTAATGTCGTGGGCGATCGCATTGCCCTGCTTGCGGCTACCCTCGATGCCTCTAGCCCAGTTCAAGGCGGGACGATTCGTATTGGCGGTGACTACCAGGGCAACGGCAATCTTCCCAACGCCCAGATCACTTACCTCGATTCGGCAACACGCCTCAACGTGGATGGCATTTCTCTCTTTCCGGGCGATCGAGCCGATGCGGGGAGGGCGATCGTCTGGGCAGACCAGACCACTCGGTTTGACGGCAGCATCACGGCTCGTGGTGGCGAGTGGGGTGGCAATGGTGGCTTTGTCGAAGTTTCCGGGCTACAAAACCTGGCATTTCAGGGAACCGTCAACACCCTCGCCCCCGATGGAATTACCGGAACACTGTTGCTCGACCCGACCGATATTGACGTTGTAACTCCCAGCATCGGACCGACTGCCTTTACAGCCCTGAGCCAGGTGGATGAGTTGACTGATCCGGATATTGCTCCCAATACGTTAGATGTGGCACTGATCAACAATGCCCTCACCAATGTGACGCTGCAAGCAACCAACAACATTACCTTTCGCTCTCCCATCAATATTCAGACGGCTGGCGTCGGCTTGACGGCCTTAGCCAATAACAACATTGCAGTAAATACGACCATCACAACGCAAGGCGGCAACCTGACGCTAATTGGCGACAACGACAATTCCGGTTCTGGAGCCGTCAGGGTGGATACGGGGCAGTTCATCACCACGAATGGGGGAGATGTCACGATTCGGGGACGCAATTCTAGCAATACTTTTGCCTCTGGCATTGGAGCCTCGATTCTCAGCCCGATTAACTCAGGTGGGGGTGACATTCAAATCACAGGGGAATCAACCTCCGCAATTGGAGTGCCAGACTTTCAGGGCGATCGCGGCATTAGCCTGGGATCGGACGCACCCTTAAACTCTGGAGGTGGAGATATTACCCTCACAGCCAACAACGTTGAGCAGGAGGGGATTGTGGCACTTGAGCCAATTAACTCCGATGGAGGAGACATTACCCTCACGGTGACGAGTGCAACCAACAACAGCATTGCGTTGGCTGATCCCATCAACGCTGGTACGGGGAGTATCACCATCACCACCGATGACCTGACCCGAAGTGCCGATGCTACTTTGTTAGGCAGCGGAAATCTGACCATCCAGCCGTTTGCTCCCAGTCGGGCGATCGCTCTGGGCAATACCAGTCCTATCACTGGCGTACTTGACCTCGGCACCTTGTTAAACGACTTGAATGGTTTCAACAGCATCACCATCGGACGTGCCAATGGCAGCGGAGCAATCACCCTGAGGGAAACTATACAGGTCAGCGATCCCTTAACCGTGCGATCGCCCCTCGGCTCAATTGACACCACCGGAAGCAGCATTCTGGGTTTAGATAATGCCACGATTACCCTGCTGGCAGGAACCTCTCTCCTCACCGGAGACATTAACAATCCCTCGCGAGCCATCACCCTCACCAGCCAAAACGGTATCGTTGATACTCGCGCAGGGTCAATTACCACCGCTAACGAAGGCGTCAATGATGGAGGGGCGATCGCCATTACGGCCACCGGAGATATCTTCACCAATCAACTCAACACCTCAACTGAAACAGGGGCAGCAGGTGCCATTACCGCTACCAGTCGCGATGGTTCGATCACCCTCAATGGTGACACTCTAGCAACGGCAAGTAGTGGCACAGGTGGTGATGTAGTTTTGACGGCTCGACAGGGCTTGGTTCAGGCAGGTAGTATTCGCACCCGTGCCTCCAGCAATGCGGGAAACGTTACTGTAATCGCACAAGACCGCATCACCACGAGGGATATCGACACTCAATCCGCTAGTGGCGACGCCGGAGATGTCAGCCTTGACCCCAATGGAGATGTGCAGGTCAACACAATCAACGCTCAGAGTGGGTCGGGTAATGGTGGCACCGTCAACATCGTGACGCGACAATTTTTTAGAGCACTGGGCAGCTTTCGCGATCGCAATGGCATTCTGGCAAGCATCTCGACCGCAGGCAACACGGGTGGGGCAATCACAATTCAACATGGAGGGGGCGATCGCACCCCCTTTATCGTTGGCAACGCGACCACTAACGGCACCCAGGGAAGCATCACCAGTGGCAGCACCACTCTCCCTGCCGTTCCTCCCCGAACGCTACAGGGTGATTTCACTCAGGGCAATATTCAAATTCTGACCAATGACGATCCGCGACCACCACTACCGCCACCGCCACCGCCGCCACCGCCACCACCGCCATCCCTGCAATGTCCTCCCAATTGCCCACCCGACATCGCACCCGTTCCACCCCTGAATCCTGACAGTTCGCCCATCCGTGGCAACGACAACCCCTACTTCTCGCCATCCTTACCTGCTGAACTGTTTCAGGTAAAGGACTTCAATCTAGTTCGCAACACGCTGTTCAATTTGCAAACCGCCACTCAGGTCAAAACAGCCCTCATCTACATCAGCTTCGTACCAGCGGATCTGCCGAATGAGCTAAGCTACGAAACCCTGGAAACAAACGCCATTCAACAATACAAGCGATATCTCCAGGGCGATCCCCTTGGATCAGAAGCAACTGTCTTGTTGCAGGCACGTGACAATGATCAGCTTGAGTTACTCATCATTACGGCAACGGGCGAACCGATTCGTAAGCGCATTCCCGATGTTACCCGTGCTCAAGTTCGGCGTGTTGCCGATCGCTTTCGCAGTCAAATCACCGATCGCTTCGGCACACGAACAAGCGACTATCTCACCACTGCCCAACAACTCTATGAATGGTTAATTGCACCCATTCAACCTGACCTTGCTGCCAACGAGATCCAAACCCTGTCCTTCATTATGGATTTCGGACTGCGATCGCTCCCCATAGCAGCTCTCCACGATGGAGAGCGGTTTCTGATTGAGCAATACAGCATCAATCTGATGCCCAGCATTAGTCTGATTGATACCAGCTATGTCAATCTCAACAACGTGCAACTGCTAGCAATGGGAGCGTCAGAATTTGAGAACTTCGCCGCGCTTCCTGCTGTGCCCATCGAATTAGAAGCAATTACGGCAACGCGCCCAGGGGTTTCTTTCCTCAACGACTCATTTACCCTGGGCAACCTGCGACTCCAGCGCGATCGCCGTGGTTTTGGGATCGTCCACCTGGCAACCCATGCAGAGTTTCGCCCAGGGCAACCCGCCAACTCCTTCATTCAGCTCTGGGATCAAAGGCTACAACTCAATCAGCTACGCCTGCTCAACCTTTACGATCCACCTGTAGAGTTGCTGGTTTTGAGTGCCTGCCGCACTGCCCTGGGAGATGAACAAGCCGAACTGGGCTTTGCCGGATTGGCATTGCAAGCAGGAGTCAAATCGGCTCTCGCCAGCCTGTGGTATGTCAGCGACGAGGGCAGTCTGGCATTTATGACCGAGTTTTATCGGCAACTGCAAACTGCACCAACTAAAGCTGAAGCCCTCCGCCAGACCCAACTCGCCCTAATCCGGGGAGACGTGCAGTTCGTAGCAGGAGAACTCCGTGGCACCGAAGACTCCATTTCCCTGCCCCCGCAACTGACCACTCAACAAACCGTTCCGCTAGATCATCCCTTCTTCTGGTCAGCCTTCACCTTAGTAGGTAGCCCCTGGTAG